ACCTCCCAGACAGCCTCGCAACGATGAGGTCGGGAGGCGCCCCCTCCTTGAGCATAGCCGCGGCGGCTCTAAGCATTGGGGGCACCTCCTGTCTTATCCTAAACCACCACAGCTTGTCCTTAGCCCTAAGCCAGGCGGTGGCCGCGGCGCCGAAGGCTAAAAACGAGGCCACTGGAGACGCGAGTAGACCTGCGATAGCCGCGGCGAGGGCTCCCAGGGGTAGGGACCACTCGTAGGTCTTCCACAGCGACAAGTCCCTCGGCGTCGTGGCCACGGCCGCGGCCCCCGTCGAGGCTGTGACTCCTAGAATCAACAGCAACAGGTAGGTGGGTTCTATACTCAAGACGCCGATGGCCCACATGAAGAGGAGGAATAGCGGGAGTAGAAACAGCGCGCCCAGCGCGTTGACTAGAGACTCATATATACGAAGCCTAGCCTCGATTCTAGACACGGCGGCGGATCTAGACGACTCGAGGAAGGAATGTACTAATATAGACCTGTCTACGCCAGCCTCCTCCTGCGCCAAGGCGTATCCAAAGTGTCTGGCCACCTCCAGCCTATCCTCAAGGAAGAGGGCAGACGGCGACGGCATTAGAGAAGCCACAAATAGCCTCCTGCTCTCCTCCTCATCCAGCTCAGCTGTGTTAAGCGCGGTGTATTTCAAAGCCTCGTTGCCAGATACGACGCCTAGATATGTGGCGAAGACAGGAACGGCGGCTAGGTAGAAATCCTCACGGCGCATGGAGAGGGGAGACGCGCCGTGGAAAAACCTTAGATTAGGTTGGAGAGCACCTCCCGTATGTGGGCGAGCTTCCCAGCCTTCTCCACAGCCGCCGGCAACTCCCTCACGGCCTGTGCCGCCGAGGCGCCGGAGGCCACCCGGCGTATGATGTAGTTCACAACCATGTCTATGTGTTTATCTAGATCCACAAGCCTCGCCGCGAGGCGCCAGTCCTCGGCCTCGAGCCAAATGCCGTGTCTAGCCAGCTTAAGCACAGCCTTCCACAGCCTCGACTCCCTAACGCCAAGTTCCTTCGCCAACTCGCAGAGCCACCGCGCTGTGTGTACGGTAAAGCCCCTTCGCACGGCGTCCTTCTCCACTTTGCACATCACCTCGCCAGGAGGAGCAAGGCGAGTTTAACCATGGGATCGTCGCCTCTGCTCCTCAGGGCCTCGATTAACACCTCCCGCGGAAGGCAGTGGATAACCTTGGCGGCCAACTCCTCAGGCATCTCCGCCAAGGCCGTCGCAAGGTGGGTCGCCCAGGTCTGCTGGCCCGCCTGCCGCGTCGAGTGGTTCGAAACCTCTACGCCGCTTTGCAGAGCCGAGTCGCCCCCCGTCTGTATAAGCTCCGCCAAGTTCCGCCTCTTAATCATAGCCCGGTGTACAGCCTAGGCAGAAAAATATTAGACATAGCCGAACCTAGCCGCCTCCTCCTCAAGTATAGACTTGAAATCCACCCTATCTAGCCACAACATCTCCACAATAGCAGACCTAGCCGACATGGGGTCCTCCACCTCGCCGGCCTTGACCAGGGCTTCTATCCTCAGCGCGAGCTCCCTCCGCAAATCGACGCCGTACATCTCCTCGACGTATGAGGCTACGCGCGGCGTCAGCTCCGCCAGGTCCACCACCTTCACCTCCCGGCCGCCGGCCACCACAGCCTTCGCCTCCTTAACATACCTGGCGCCGCCCACAGCAGATAGCTGAATTACAAGCGTGCCGTCTAGCCCCTCGGGCGGCGCCTCGGCCTCTGTGATGCGCAACAGGACGTCCCTCACTGTGTCTGCGTGCATCGTCGTAAGGGCGCCGTGGCCCGTGAGTTTGTAGTTCACCAACGTGCGTAGCTCCTGCGGAGTCCTGGCCTCGGCTAGAGCCACCACGGTATGCATCGTGCCGTAGCGCAGGGCCTGGTCGAGGGCGGCCCACAGCTTGTCTTCAGACGGCACAGAGATGTGAAGCAACTGGCCGTCGAGGGGGGCCCAGATCTCCCTAGCCCCCCTCTCCACCACCACCACCTGGAACCAAGGCGGGACTAGGTACAGAAGCTGGTTCAGCTGCGTCGTTTTTCCCGACCCCATCCCTCCTGAGAAGAAAACGCTACCCCTCATCTCTAAGACAAGAGAGGCCAAAGCCAGAACCTCAAGCCCCTCTGGCCGGTGGACCGGGCCCCGTGCGGCGTACTCTTCAGCCACCTTCGGCTTCGTCGTGTAGGGCTTCAGCAGAGATTTAGAGGGCTTCGGGACTGCCGACATCTTCCTTATGTTCACGTTGTACTCCAGCAGATCTGCGGCTATCCTCGCCTTGTTCACCGGATCCTCCCTCGTGAGCATGGGACGGTCCATGGTGAGGGAAGGGAGCAACTGCTTCACCACGACGTACATAAGGGGCTCCGGGATAACTATGTTGGTGGGCATCCTCACCTCGTTACGCACAGCCACCACCCTCCGGTATCGCCCAAGCTCCACCATCTGGAACTTGATATACTCCAACTGCTCCCTCAGCGACTTGGGCACGTAGGTGTACTTAGCCGCCGGTGCCGTCGGTTGCGGTATGACGATCTCCGTGAGGAGGGGATCCCGCATCAGCGCCTCCAGCGCCCCGTAGCCCATATACTCCCTAGCCCCCGACCAGCGGTCGAGGAGGTAGTGCACCACCTCTCTGTAATCCTTGTACATCGCCCACACCGCGCGGTCTCTCAGGCCCTCCGCAACAGACTTGATAAGCTTGGGGTACTCCCTCTCGTCAGGCGGCACGGCGCCGCGGAACATAATAAGGAGGAGAGCCGTCTGCAGGTCATCCGGCACCTCTGGATCTATGACGACGTACATCATGTCGTCTGTAATGCAGACGTCGGTCCTCACCCCCCTATCCACAAGCACCCCCTCCCGCCTAAGCCAGCAACGGCTTTTTAAAGTAGAGTCGGCGTGGGCGTAGATCATGCCGTCTTTATACGTGCCAGTATCTGGTCAACCGCCTTTCTATTATCCCTGTCCCTCAACACGTCGTTCGCCACCGCCTCTCCGTAGTACTCCCCAATCGCCACTCTCTTTACGGCAATAGGCGTGATTTTCCTCGCCATCTTCAACTCATCCCTCTCCAAGAGGTTCACGGCGACGAGAGAGGAGTAGGCCATGTAGCGGCGGTACTGCTCAGCCTTGACGTCGGATATACGCGCGATAAGCCGGCGATCGGCAATGAAGATGTTGTAGACACCCATCTGCTGTAGCCTAGACAGCACCTCCAGCCTCAGCGCCGCCGTACTGTCTATGAAGACAGTGTCCACAGGTAAGCGCAACTTAGTCACGAACTTAGGCAGGTGTTCAACCCACTCAAGCATAGCCTCGACGAAGTCCCCCACCACGTCCTCGCCCATCCTCTGATAGATCTCATAAGCCTCGTACCCCGGCATGACGTAGAGCATTGGCGACACTCTATGGACGTAGGGCAACTCCCCTCTGAGAAACGGCGCCAGCCACCCCGCCTTCCTCGGCACTCTAAACAGCTGAGATAAATCGCTCTTTTCCCAATCCATGTCAACCAGCAGAGACAGCCCCTTCTTCACTCCAAGCACCGTGGCTATGGTTGTCTTCCCCACCCCGCCGTCTAGAGAAGAGACCAGCACCACCTTCACCTGCCTCATATCAAAGCCGCAAGTCTCTTGTAGACGTAGTCCACGGCGGCGTATTTCAAAGCGGCGCCGTCCGCCACAGCCCCGATCTCCTTCTTAAACCTATTAAGCAAATTAGCCGCGGTCTTCGCATCCGACAGCTCTGACAGCCTTAGAAGAGACGGCCTAAGCTTCACCCCACGCCCCTTTACATTCAGCATGGCAATCCTCGCCGCTATACACAAATCTCTGTAGCTACGGTAAAACTCCTCCCCTCTACACAAATCAAGCAAAGCTTTGAGGAGCCTGTGGGTTTTTTCATCAAACATAACACTCACGCAACCTCTCGGGATCCTCCACAACCCGCCTAACCACCTCGACATACGAGGGATCTCTCTCCATCAAATCCGTAAGAACCTTCACAAGCTCGTTTATCAGCCACCCCCCGCCGCCGCGGCCCTCCTCACGCACCACGGCTGGCCTGCGGCCAGCCCTTTCCGCAAGCCTCTGGATGATGGCATGGGGCTCTTCGCAGACCAGTGGGTATTCGCCGCACAGCCCCGCGAAGCGGATAACCTCCGGGTTGAGCTGAAACAGCGGCAGTCTGTCCACCGAGACGGCGAACTCAACCAGCGTCTTAACCGCCTGCCGAACTCTCGACATAGGAAACCGCCTTGTGAAAGTCGCAACGGGACACCTGACAACCCCCGGCTTAACCCGCCCATACACCAAGTTCAACGTATCGAAAACCGCGGCGACGTACACCACTACAGGCCCCTCGCCGCACCGCTCGTCCACAGTTGCCGGATCTGCCATGTACTCCTCCTTGAGGAGGTAAACCCCCCTAGGCGGTTGCCCCCAGTACATCTCCCACCCGGCGCCCAGCCAAGACCTTACCTGGCTTATAGACGCCTCCATGGCGCTACGACGGTTCGTACAAAACCTTGGCGGCGCCGTGTTTTGTACGGCTCGCTGTATCGTACACGTCGCGGTACCTCCCAAGCGCCATATCTATATGAGCCATCCGGCCCGTGTCCAGCCAGTACAGCCACTCCGCCAGGTGTCTATTGCGCCGGTCCCTCCACCGGCTCCACGCAACCCATGAGTAGCCCCGTGCCCAAGCCAGCTCCCTAAGCCAGAGCGGGAAGGCGCTCCTAAACACCTCAAGTGGCCTGCTCCTCGGGACGGCTGAAACCCACTTGAAGAGGGTAGGCGCCCTGCTACGCCATATGTACCTCCGCCCCCCGTCGCTCAACACAGTTAGTAGATAGCAGGGTGAGACCTGCAACCGCACGTCTATCACTCCGTTGCCCGCCACTGGCGGCCACCGCGCCCTCCAACGAGGCTCCACAAAGCCACCCTCTACATACAGCACCCACTCCCTCCCGAACCTCCCCCCGACCCTCAACCCCCTTAGGCCAAGCTGAAACGCCTCGGGGTTCTCGGCCGCGTACCTCACAAGACCGTCTACGTCCGCGGCCACGTGTCTAAACCTCCTCAACAGCTCCTTCACGAAATCCTCCCCCAGCAAATCTACCCAATCCCCGGGATTGTAGTGGAGGAATATACAGGGATCAACCCGTGGTCTATACACGTAATTACATCCCTATTTTAAACACCTTAAAGAGGAAGTGGTGGACCGGCCGGGATTCGAACCTTATCCCAAGCCCCCTCGCGGGGACTTGACGGGACCGCCCGCGTGCAAGGCGGGCATCCTTCCGCTAGACTACCGGCCCTTTACATATATAGTACGCGTTTTTAAGTTTTTCCCACTACCACCAATACGGCAGAGACGCAGGCGGGTGGGTGGGCTTCACCACGACGAATCCTCTGGAGGTCTTGACGCCGTGTCTGCACGTCCTCATGGCTTCAAACAACACGTTACCTAGGTGATTCAGCACTAGGATGGCTTCTCTGCCCTCCTCCACGGCGGCCATTCTCCTCTCGGCCCACCTCACCCAGGCCCTGGCGTTGTTAACAGCCGCGCAACACCTGTCTAGGCAGTACAGCCACCCCAGGTGGGAGTCGGGCAGGAGAGGTAAGATGCACCTCATAGCCTTGTTAAGCATATATAGACTCCTACCGTAGTATTTATCGTCGCCTGTGGCTAGGTAGAGACCTAGATTAAACAAAGACCAGTAGGCCCTACTCAGACATTTTCCCTGTCTTCTACACACCACAGCCGCGTAGTTTATGTACCCCAGGGCGGCCTCCAAGGCGCCGAACACCTTGATGATGTTCGACGCCTTCGAGACGCACATCTGGCGCCCCAGCCACAGAACCTCTGTGTCGCCCAGATCACCCGGGCAGGTCCCCGCCAATACACAAGGCTTGCTTAATACAGGCACTAGAAGTTATGTACCCTACTTAAAATCTACACTCGTAATAACTACCGAAGGCGACGTTTTTATTATCCTCCACACAGCATCATAGACGCCTTCCACCAGCGGTATAGTTATCTTATTACCCTCCACATGTACCTCTACTCTCCTACTCATAGCTCTTAGCTCACCCACAATACGTCGATATATCGAATCAACCATATATGGCGTCGATACGGTTATGGATACCCGCCCATCCATATATATGGATCTGGGAGAGATTAATAAATTTTTCTCACATTATATACCCGGCGTGCGAAAAACCTTAAAAAACACCAGCATTAAAAGTGACGAGCCCGGTCGTCTAGCGGCCAAGGATGCGGGGCTTTGGACCCCGTGGCCCGTCGAGCCCCTTATGGGGCTCGGGCTAGGGTTCGAATCCCGGCCGGGCTACCATCCACATCTTATTGAGGCCTGGGTTCTACAATGTTGTACTTCTTCTAGCGATATGTGTACTTTCATTAATTTATTACGTATGGGTAAATTGGAGATTTCAAATGACTTATTGATATTAGTAAAAAAACACTCAATTTAATAATATTTAAAAAATACATTTTATCAATATTAGAGATTTTAAATTCTTCATATTATATACTTTAAATTAACTTTATATACCCGAAGAGAATATGAGCTTATGAAAGCCGAAATTATAGCCAGGAAACCGCCTATTACCGCAACTCCCGATATGCGTATTAAAGACGTTGCCAAGATTCTGGCGGAGAAGAGAATTGGTCTAGTAGTGATTGTGGACAAGGCGCAGCCCGACGTCGTGATTGGCGTGGTTTCTGAACGAGACATCGTGAGGGCAGTGGCTAACAACGTAGATCTTAACCAGCCGGTTAAGGAGATAATGACCTCCCCAGTAATAACTGTTGAGGGGGAGGAGCCTATTTGGAACGTGGCTAAGATTATGCGGGAGCACAACATTAGGCACGTAGTTGTTACAAACAAAGGCAGGCTTTACGGTGTGATATCTATAAGAGACATGGTGGCAGAAGAGTCCGTATTAAAGAGTCTCGTGGAGTACGGCACACCGGAGGAACATAGACCAAGCGCCGATTAAGCTTTAATACATAAACAAATTACTTTTCTATGGAGGTAATAGTAGTTGGCTACGACGGCTCTCCACAAGCAAAAAAAGCACTAGAAAAGGCGAGGAAGATAGCTGAGAAATTCGGCTCTAAGATATACGTCGTACACGTCATAGACACAGCCGTTTTATCTCTGTCAGATATGTTCTCCTCACCGGCGGTGCTCGCCAGTCTTAAAGAAAAGGCTGAGCAACTAATAAAGGAGGCTCTGGCGGCTCTGGGCCCCCGCGCCGAGGGGAAGGTCGTCGAGGGGGACCCGGCGCACGAGATTGTCAAGTTTGCAAGAGAGGTTAACGCGTCGTTGATTATACTCGGGGCAAGGGGGCTGTCGACTATCAGGAGGATACTGATGGGAAGCGTCTCCTCTAGAGTGGTGCAGGAGTCCCCCATAGACGTATTGATTGTAAAGGGCTAGCGGGCTTGAAGCGCCTCTTTTACCAACGGAGCCGCGGCTATGAGAAGCACCGCGCCGGAGAAAATAAACGCGTAGCGGGGCGAGGCCGAGTATAGATACGCCACTGTCAAGCCGCCCGCGATCGATCCTAGGTATTCCAAGGCGAGGGTGGCCCCCATGATCTTCCCCCTGTTTTCCGGAGTTATGTAGTCACCCACCAGGGCCCTCCTTATAGACATGGCCACCTCGCCGCCTATGCCGACGATTATAGCCGCTGTGACCAGCGCCACGACGTTTGACCAGACCCCGATCATGAAGTACCCCACGGCCATTAGCATAAGTCCCGAGAACAGCGCCGTGACGCGCGGCGCCTTGTCGATAACCGGCATCAAGACGATGCCGAAGAATATGCCAACTGCGGTGGTGGCGCTCTGAATCACCCCCCAAGAAGTGTTGTCAATACCTATGACGCCCGTGGCGTAGAGCACGCCAAATGTCTGCAGAGCTATGCCGGCCAGCGACGTCAAAAACCCCAAGAGAGTTACATAGGCTACGAAGCGGGGTATTGAGAAGAGGCCGCGCCAAAATATGTAAGACTGCGCCACCTCCCTCATAAGCGTCTCTCTATCCAACGGCTTGACTTGTATTGTCTCCTGCAGAGCCTTCATGCGGAGCACCGCCACCGACGTGGAGATGACGCCGGAAATTATGAAAGAGAGCCGCATCCCCATCAAACCCATGTAGTCAAGCAGATAGCCCCCCACCGGCGGCAGGAAGAGCCAGGGGATCTGGGGAAGCACCGCCGTGAGCATCATCCCCCCTCCCCTCTTCTCCGGCGGTAGCGAGTCCAGCAGTATAGCAGTTAAGGCGGGTTGGTAGAAGTGGAGCGCCCAGTCCACCACGTAGACAGCCGCGAACTGCCTCCAGTCGTCTACAACGGCGTAGAGAAACTGCACAAGCGCAATACCCCACGTGCCAATAACAATAGACCGCTTCCTACCAATCACGTCGGTTAAAACGCCCCCCGGCAGAATCGTGAGCAACACAGCGAGAGAGCCCAGAGAGCGCACCACGCCTATCTCAATATCCGAGGCCCCCAGCAGGTGCAGATACTTCGACAGATAGGGAAAAGTCAGCGAGCCAGATATGGCGAATAAAAACCAGGAGATTATCATAGCGCCGACGTTTCCCCTAAGCCAGTACGAGAGACCCACGTCGCCGCGGACACTACACCACTTTATAAACAATCCCCCCGCGCCCCCAGCGGCATAGCAACAAATTTAAAAGGGGGGGATAACCCACCCGCGATGAATAACTGGCTGGTATTCGCCATCGCCTTCGCCGCCACTGCGGCGGTGCTCCTCGCCACCGTGGCCGCCAACGTATACCTCAGAGAGCCCGTGCACAAGCCCTACTGGGACAACCCACAGGCTAGGCAGAAAATCATTACAGACGCCTCCTCCATAGGCGTGCTGGCCGCCAGGGGGCAACAGGGGGTTGTGGTGCTGGGATACAGAGATCAGCTAAATGCCACAAACAGGGCGGAGCTCCTCACCGCCATCAAAGAGGTCCTCAACGCGGCCCGGGGCTACACTGTGTACATAGCCCCCTGGGCCACAGATAACACAACAAAAGCCTATCTCTCCCTACTCTACGACGGCAGGCTCTCACTAGAGGACTACTTAAATGGCGTAGTTATCAACTCCACAGCCGTATCTCCCCGGGTGGAGCAGGCCCACGCGCTGGCAGGGGCAATTGCGCAGACATACGGCACGTATCAACCTCTCGGCGGAGCTCCACAGGCACAGATAGCCCCCATATACGTCGCCGTGTTTAGAAACGACACCTCCTACGTGGTTTACGAGCCATTCACCCTAGGCCGTGACCGCACCTACACAGACTGGCTCCAGTGGGTCAAAACAGCCTTCGAAAACCTAAGACAAGGCCAGGGCAAGGTTACTCCATAGGTAGTACACACCTACTGCAAACACATAGCCCACGAACAGCCTCTTTACAGAGCTAGACCCCAGTCGAGGCATCACGTATCTACTCGCGATAAAAGAGCCGACAAAGCTACCCAAGGCGATAAACACAGCCAGCCCCAGCTCCAGCACGCCAAGCCACGCATATGTGAGAGTCGACGCCAGTGCGGTGGGTAAAATAACGCCCATGCTCATCGCCGCCGCGATCTTAGCCTCCATACCGGACACCAGGATGAGCGCAGGTACGAAAATAGTCCCCCCGCCCACGCCGAAAAGCGAGGAGACAAACCCCCCTATAAACACAAGCATGTAACCCAGCCACGGCGCCGGCCTACCAGGCCTCTTATTAAGCAACAAAACCACCCCGATAATAATTAGGTAGACTCCATAAATCAGCTTAATCCAACTCCCAGAAAACTTCACAGATATGAAGGCGCTGGCTACCGCAGCAACGACAGAAAACGCCATATACCTCAACAACAACGACGTGCTTAAACTCCGCCTGTAGTTATAGATAGAGGTGAGAGAGGTCACCGCTATAGAAAACAGACTAGCCGCCACCGCGGTCTGGAACTCCACACCTGACAGATTCAATATAGGCACAATCACAACTCCACCCCCCACGCCGATGAGAGGCCCGAGAAAACCCCCCAAGAATCCAGCCAGGACGGCGACCCAATACATTAAACCCCTGTACCTACAGATATTAAAGTGATGACACCCCAATAGCCAGACAATTGAAGAAACTCGCATGGGCTGAAAAAATATAAACCAGAGCCATGTTATCTACATGGCGCGTCGGAGGAAGTACGAGGGCCTCAACCCATTCGTCGCCGCTGGCCTCATTAAATTCAGCGAGGAGGGTGAGCTGGAGAAAATCAAGCTAACCCCCAGAGCCGCCATAGCCATATCCATAGCCATAATAGCGGCCTTAATTGCGATAAACGCAGTACTCCCACCACCATAAACCAACACGTCCTCCCGCCGACAACATAACAATGCCTTCACACGCGCAAAAACCAACTTAAACAAGAAAGCTACAACAACGGCATTCTACTCACAACACAACCCCCTCTTCAAAAACAGCCAGGAGAAGCAACTAAACCACATAACGTCACGTAGATTTAAATGGTGAATACCACCGACGGCGTGTAACAAGCGCACCCCAAACCGCGTCTATACCTTGATACACGGCATTGACGCCGCCTCAAAGCCCGTATTACGCCTCGCATCTTGTTAAAATCCTACGTACGCCGCCACCTTGGGATTATGGTTGCCTCTTAAAATCGCAACTCCATAAAACCACAGTCGTCAAAACCGGCTTTTCCAGACAGACGCTACAACGCCAACTACGAGCACTCCACTTGAGAATTTCGCAGATCCCCCAAAAACTCTACTATTTTGAATCACAGGTGAAAACGTCGGCGGGCGACTGCACAATTTCCCAAGCTAGAGAGCCACCGTCTCTAACCACAACACCGACCCCACGGCTTAACCTGAAGAGTAGAAAGGTGCGGGGGGTGGGATTTGAACCCACGCAGGCCTACGCCACAGGGACCTCAACCCTGCCCCTTTGACCTGGCTCGGGCACCCCCGCCCAAGGCTCAGTGAATACGGGATTTAAAGTTTTTCTCGGAGACGATCCCTTGATCAACGCGGTGGCCCTCCTCTAGCTCTAGTGAGCCGTGTGCGCCGCCGCGTCGGTGCACTGGTCCGGTAGGGCGTTAATAGCTGGGCTTATTCTAACGGCGTCTTCTTATATAGTCCTATATATCGCCAATGTATTTTAACGACCTACATCTAGCTACATATGAATAAAACACTTGTAGCAGGCATAGTAGCGGTACTAATTCTGTTGGCCATCGTTGCTGTGTTAATGACGCAGGCACCGCCAGCCCAGACCCCGACAACCACTCCATCGACACAGACAACTCCCGGGCAGACTACTACCACAACAACTACGCCTACTCAGACCGCGACTCAACAAGCCGCTGTGTTGACTATCGGCGTGACTGACAAAGTCACCGACCTGGACCCGTCTAACGCGTACGACTTCTTTACATGGGAGGTGCTCTACAACACAATGGCGGGCCTCGTGAGATATAAGCCTGGGACAACCGATTTGGAGCCGGACCTCGCCGAGAGCTGGACAGCGCAGGACGGCGGCAAGGTCTGGGTGTTTAAACTGAGGCCTAACCTCAAGTTCTGCGACGGCACGCCCCTCACGGCACAGGACGTGAAAAGGTCGATTGACCGGGTTATGAAGATAAACGGCGACCCAGCGTGGCTGGTGACCGACTTCGTAGAGAGGGTGGAGGCCCCCAACGCCACCACCGTCGTCTTCTACCTAAAGAAGCCCGTGTCTTACTTCCTCGCGCTGGTGGCGACCCCGCCCTACTTCCCGGTGCACCCCAGGTACAACCCCGACAAGGTGGACTCGGACCAGACGGCCGGCGGCGCCGGGCCCTACTGTATAAAGACCTTTGTGAGGGACCAGCAGATAGTGCTGGAGGCGAACCCCTACTACTACGGCCCCAAGCCCCAGTTCACCCAGGTAGTTGTTAGGTTCTATAAAGACGCCACAACCCTGAGGCTCGCCCTTGAGAGAGGCGAGGTGGACATCGCGTGGAGGACGCTCAACCCACCTGACGTGGAGGCACTGAGGGCGACTGGGAAGTACAAGGTGGTGGAGGTGCCGGGCTCCTTCATTAGGTACATAGTCCTCAACCTCAACATGCCTGAGCTTAAAGACGTCAAGGTGAGGCAGGCCCTCGCCGCCGCCGTATGCAGGAAAGACATTGCAAACGTGGTGTACCGCGGCACCGTGGCGCCCCTATTCACGCTGATACCCCAGGGCATGTGGTCCTCCTACCCGGTTTTCCAAGAGAAGTACGGCGACTGCAACACCGACCTCGCCAAGCAGTTGCTCCAGCAGGCAGGGTACGGCGCGGGGAAGAAGCTGAACATTGAGCTGTGGTACACCCCGACCCACTACGGCGACACTGAGAAGGACCTCGCCGCGGTGCTGAAGGAGCAGTGGGAGGCCACCGGCGCGGTGTCTGTGACTATTAAATCCGCCGAGTGGGCCACGTACGTACAGCAGTTGAGAAGCGGCGCCATGATGGTATCCCTCCTGGGCTGGTACCCCGACTACATAGACCCAGACGACTACACCACGCCGTTTTTGAGAAGCGGCTCCAACAAGTGGCTGGGCAACGGCTACAGCAACCCGCAGATGGACCAGATACTAGACAAGGCGTCCACCGAGCTCAGCCAGCAGGCAAGAGAACAACTCTACAGACAGGCGCAGCAGATCCTCGCGGAGGACGTCCCCATCATCCCCCTGATACAGGGCAGGCTCTTCATAGTGACCAAGCCCAACATCCAGGTGGTAGTCGACCCCACGATGATTCTACGGTACTGGGCAATTAAAACCTAGTCTTTTTTACCCAGCCTCTCCCCCAGGCCCTCCCCCAGCATTGAGAAGCCCAGGGCAGTCAGCACTATGAAGAAGCCGGGTGCCAGTAGCCACCAGTTGCCGTTTACTATGTACGACCTCGCGCTTGAGAGGTCGAGGCCCCAGTCCGGAGTGGGCGGGGTCACTGTGTAGCCGAGGAAGGCCAGGGCGGACTCGGTGAGGGCCGCGTCTGCGACGTTTATCGTGGCGACCACCACCAGCGACGGGACTAGGTTGGGGAGGATGTGGCGAAACACAACCCTCCACCTAGACATGCCCAGGGAGACAGCCGCCTCCACGAAGAGGCTCGACTTCACCACCATCGTCTCGTTACGCGCCATCCTGAAGTACGTCGG
The sequence above is drawn from the Pyrobaculum ferrireducens genome and encodes:
- a CDS encoding sulfite exporter TauE/SafE family protein; amino-acid sequence: MYWVAVLAGFLGGFLGPLIGVGGGVVIVPILNLSGVEFQTAVAASLFSIAVTSLTSIYNYRRSLSTSLLLRYMAFSVVAAVASAFISVKFSGSWIKLIYGVYLIIIGVVLLLNKRPGRPAPWLGYMLVFIGGFVSSLFGVGGGTIFVPALILVSGMEAKIAAAMSMGVILPTALASTLTYAWLGVLELGLAVFIALGSFVGSFIASRYVMPRLGSSSVKRLFVGYVFAVGVYYLWSNLALALS
- a CDS encoding preprotein translocase subunit Sec61beta, coding for MARRRKYEGLNPFVAAGLIKFSEEGELEKIKLTPRAAIAISIAIIAALIAINAVLPPP
- a CDS encoding universal stress protein — its product is MEVIVVGYDGSPQAKKALEKARKIAEKFGSKIYVVHVIDTAVLSLSDMFSSPAVLASLKEKAEQLIKEALAALGPRAEGKVVEGDPAHEIVKFAREVNASLIILGARGLSTIRRILMGSVSSRVVQESPIDVLIVKG
- a CDS encoding type II/IV secretion system ATPase subunit, which gives rise to MIYAHADSTLKSRCWLRREGVLVDRGVRTDVCITDDMMYVVIDPEVPDDLQTALLLIMFRGAVPPDEREYPKLIKSVAEGLRDRAVWAMYKDYREVVHYLLDRWSGAREYMGYGALEALMRDPLLTEIVIPQPTAPAAKYTYVPKSLREQLEYIKFQMVELGRYRRVVAVRNEVRMPTNIVIPEPLMYVVVKQLLPSLTMDRPMLTREDPVNKARIAADLLEYNVNIRKMSAVPKPSKSLLKPYTTKPKVAEEYAARGPVHRPEGLEVLALASLVLEMRGSVFFSGGMGSGKTTQLNQLLYLVPPWFQVVVVERGAREIWAPLDGQLLHISVPSEDKLWAALDQALRYGTMHTVVALAEARTPQELRTLVNYKLTGHGALTTMHADTVRDVLLRITEAEAPPEGLDGTLVIQLSAVGGARYVKEAKAVVAGGREVKVVDLAELTPRVASYVEEMYGVDLRRELALRIEALVKAGEVEDPMSARSAIVEMLWLDRVDFKSILEEEAARFGYV
- a CDS encoding MFS transporter, which gives rise to MGLSYWLRGNVGAMIISWFLFAISGSLTFPYLSKYLHLLGASDIEIGVVRSLGSLAVLLTILPGGVLTDVIGRKRSIVIGTWGIALVQFLYAVVDDWRQFAAVYVVDWALHFYQPALTAILLDSLPPEKRGGGMMLTAVLPQIPWLFLPPVGGYLLDYMGLMGMRLSFIISGVISTSVAVLRMKALQETIQVKPLDRETLMREVAQSYIFWRGLFSIPRFVAYVTLLGFLTSLAGIALQTFGVLYATGVIGIDNTSWGVIQSATTAVGIFFGIVLMPVIDKAPRVTALFSGLMLMAVGYFMIGVWSNVVALVTAAIIVGIGGEVAMSIRRALVGDYITPENRGKIMGATLALEYLGSIAGGLTVAYLYSASPRYAFIFSGAVLLIAAAPLVKEALQAR
- a CDS encoding CBS domain-containing protein is translated as MKAEIIARKPPITATPDMRIKDVAKILAEKRIGLVVIVDKAQPDVVIGVVSERDIVRAVANNVDLNQPVKEIMTSPVITVEGEEPIWNVAKIMREHNIRHVVVTNKGRLYGVISIRDMVAEESVLKSLVEYGTPEEHRPSAD
- a CDS encoding ATP:cob(I)alamin adenosyltransferase, producing the protein MPVLSKPCVLAGTCPGDLGDTEVLWLGRQMCVSKASNIIKVFGALEAALGYINYAAVVCRRQGKCLSRAYWSLFNLGLYLATGDDKYYGRSLYMLNKAMRCILPLLPDSHLGWLYCLDRCCAAVNNARAWVRWAERRMAAVEEGREAILVLNHLGNVLFEAMRTCRHGVKTSRGFVVVKPTHPPASLPYWW
- a CDS encoding ATPase, whose product is MRQVKVVLVSSLDGGVGKTTIATVLGVKKGLSLLVDMDWEKSDLSQLFRVPRKAGWLAPFLRGELPYVHRVSPMLYVMPGYEAYEIYQRMGEDVVGDFVEAMLEWVEHLPKFVTKLRLPVDTVFIDSTAALRLEVLSRLQQMGVYNIFIADRRLIARISDVKAEQYRRYMAYSSLVAVNLLERDELKMARKITPIAVKRVAIGEYYGEAVANDVLRDRDNRKAVDQILARIKTA